In Flavobacterium sp. N3904, one DNA window encodes the following:
- a CDS encoding RluA family pseudouridine synthase, whose amino-acid sequence MSNNSDPIEELDEELFEHYKFEVPKGQAILRIDKYLMGLIQNATRNKIQNAATEGNIFVNDVPVKSNYKVKPFDVVQVMLSHPPFENRVDPEDIPLDIVYEDEALLLINKPPGLVVHPGHGNYTGTLVNALAFHFENLPMNSSERPGLVHRIDKDTSGLLVIAKTEAAMTHLAKQFEAKTSEREYIALVWGNVAAEEGTIEGNLARHLKDRMQMAVFADPEIGKPAITHYKVLERFGYVTLISCRLETGRTHQIRAHLKHIGHPLFNDERYGGHLILKGTTFTKYKQFIENCFKALPRQALHAKTLGFIHPTTKEMMRFDTELPQDFQDCIEKWRGYSKSHHAEED is encoded by the coding sequence ATGAGCAATAATAGTGATCCAATAGAAGAACTAGACGAAGAATTATTTGAACATTACAAGTTTGAGGTTCCAAAAGGGCAGGCCATTTTGCGAATTGACAAATATTTGATGGGTTTAATTCAAAATGCTACACGAAATAAGATTCAGAATGCAGCGACCGAAGGGAACATTTTTGTAAATGATGTCCCCGTGAAGTCCAATTATAAAGTAAAACCTTTTGATGTTGTTCAGGTGATGTTGTCACATCCGCCTTTCGAAAATAGGGTCGATCCTGAAGATATTCCGTTGGATATTGTTTATGAAGATGAGGCACTTTTGTTAATAAATAAGCCTCCTGGATTGGTAGTACACCCTGGTCATGGTAATTATACCGGAACTCTTGTAAATGCACTGGCGTTTCATTTTGAGAATTTGCCAATGAACAGCAGCGAGCGTCCAGGATTGGTTCATAGAATTGATAAGGATACTTCGGGATTGTTGGTTATTGCCAAGACCGAAGCTGCCATGACGCATTTGGCCAAACAATTTGAAGCCAAAACATCCGAAAGAGAATATATTGCGCTAGTTTGGGGCAATGTTGCAGCAGAAGAAGGAACAATTGAAGGAAACTTAGCGAGACATTTGAAAGACCGCATGCAAATGGCTGTTTTTGCCGATCCTGAAATAGGGAAGCCAGCGATAACACATTATAAGGTACTCGAGCGTTTTGGTTATGTGACGTTGATTTCATGCCGACTGGAAACGGGCAGAACACATCAAATTCGTGCACACTTGAAACATATCGGTCATCCACTTTTTAATGATGAGCGTTATGGTGGTCATTTGATTTTAAAAGGGACTACGTTTACCAAATACAAACAGTTTATTGAGAATTGCTTCAAAGCTTTGCCACGTCAGGCATTGCATGCAAAAACACTTGGCTTTATACATCCTACTACTAAAGAAATGATGCGTTTTGACACAGAATTGCCTCAGGATTTTCAGGATTGTATCGAGAAATGGAGAGGGTATTCCAAATCCCATCATGCTGAAGAAGATTAA
- a CDS encoding ATP-binding cassette domain-containing protein — translation MKHWDILLSNQVDKKIFINTLLSGEIQGELADFNNLKGILYSDISIQKLIEQEYQYESIEATAESKRNLRTFSSGERKKEFLIYCLKQKPDYIILDNPLDHLDHASRIELTAAIENISNSVRIIQLVNRIDDLLAFIRNKAQIDNNSFELKTINAIKKNSIENDSYKMPIHQEVFDNRVLVKMNSINVSYDERPIIDSLSWTIRQGEFWQLIGPNGSGKSTLLSLISGDNSKGYGQDVELFGRKKGSGESVWDIKKQIGYFNTAMTDLFNKRYNLEEMILSGFFDSIGLYTEPTSLQKRIVSQWLELIEMSHLKNKIFNRLSIGQQRVALITRAVIKHPPLLVLDEPLEGLDDHNVALVIQLINTIKKETNSTILFVSHRMEPNLYPDSVLELIPSPSGSKGIIHYHSEN, via the coding sequence ATGAAACATTGGGACATCCTTTTATCCAATCAAGTCGATAAAAAAATCTTTATAAATACACTATTATCTGGAGAAATTCAAGGAGAATTAGCTGACTTCAATAATTTAAAAGGAATCCTGTATTCAGATATTTCCATCCAAAAATTAATCGAACAGGAATACCAATACGAATCCATTGAAGCTACAGCCGAATCCAAACGAAACCTGCGTACCTTTTCATCGGGTGAACGAAAAAAGGAATTTTTAATATATTGCCTCAAACAAAAGCCGGATTACATCATTCTGGACAATCCTTTAGATCATTTGGATCATGCTTCAAGAATTGAATTAACAGCGGCAATCGAAAATATCTCAAATTCCGTTCGTATTATTCAATTGGTCAATCGAATTGACGATTTGCTTGCTTTTATTCGTAATAAAGCACAAATTGACAATAATTCATTTGAATTGAAAACCATAAACGCAATTAAAAAGAATTCTATTGAAAACGACAGTTATAAAATGCCAATTCACCAAGAAGTTTTTGATAATCGCGTTCTAGTCAAAATGAATTCTATAAACGTAAGTTATGATGAAAGGCCAATTATAGACTCCCTTTCTTGGACTATAAGACAAGGCGAATTCTGGCAACTTATTGGCCCTAATGGCTCTGGAAAAAGCACCCTATTATCTCTCATATCAGGTGACAATTCAAAAGGTTATGGGCAAGATGTTGAACTATTTGGAAGAAAAAAAGGCAGTGGGGAAAGTGTCTGGGATATCAAAAAACAAATTGGTTATTTCAATACAGCCATGACCGACTTATTTAATAAAAGGTATAATCTGGAAGAAATGATTCTCTCTGGTTTCTTTGATTCTATTGGATTGTATACAGAACCCACAAGCTTACAAAAAAGAATAGTCTCGCAATGGCTAGAATTAATCGAGATGAGTCATCTAAAAAACAAAATTTTCAATCGTCTTTCTATCGGACAACAAAGAGTAGCGCTTATCACTCGTGCGGTTATCAAACATCCCCCATTATTAGTCTTAGATGAACCTCTTGAAGGATTGGACGACCATAATGTAGCCTTGGTAATACAACTTATCAATACCATAAAAAAAGAAACCAACAGTACTATTTTATTTGTTTCCCATCGAATGGAACCGAATCTTTATCCGGACTCCGTTTTAGAATTAATTCCAAGTCCAAGTGGTTCAAAAGGAATCATACACTATCATTCGGAAAACTAA
- a CDS encoding adenosine deaminase, which translates to MKIFFTLLFYILFQAGFAQSAETYFEKIKNNEAELTAFFAQMPKGGDLHHHYSGSIYAEPLLAHAIAEDFYLNTQTMTVNQEKQDGNDWVLFSILQKNGELDVYKQKIMHKWSIKDYNNVDYPSDKLFFESFMKFEPATQNNFGAGLLELKSRAIKENVSYIETQLSTIPCGIKTDDLAKYNSHLRKMAATKNEKAVMQSLDSLYAIFIQKEAKKYAADFNVNFVAKMHKELKIDDNQFTMRYQNFVLRFMEPVDLFKNLVVAFISADSSPLMAGVNIVSPEDGETSMKDYWLHMVMFKYCHSRFPKVKYTLHAGELTLGLVRPEELTWHINAAVYTAGANRIGHGVDIAYEEKSYDLMRYMAKNNIPIEINLSSNEFILKVKENRHPILLYKEFGVPIVISTDDAGILRTNMTEQYVLLAKRYKTISYPDIKQFVYNSINYSFIQDPVVKKQLVQDLDNRFKAFEANFSN; encoded by the coding sequence ATGAAGATATTTTTCACCCTTCTTTTTTACATCCTATTCCAAGCAGGATTTGCCCAATCGGCCGAAACATATTTTGAAAAAATCAAAAATAACGAAGCTGAACTTACCGCTTTTTTTGCCCAAATGCCCAAAGGAGGCGATTTACACCATCATTATTCCGGTTCAATTTATGCAGAACCTTTATTGGCCCATGCTATTGCTGAAGATTTTTATTTGAATACACAAACCATGACTGTAAACCAAGAAAAACAGGATGGAAATGACTGGGTATTATTTTCGATTTTACAAAAGAATGGCGAATTGGATGTTTACAAACAAAAAATAATGCATAAGTGGTCTATCAAAGATTACAATAATGTAGATTACCCTTCGGATAAATTGTTTTTTGAATCTTTCATGAAGTTTGAACCTGCCACACAAAACAATTTCGGAGCTGGTTTATTGGAACTAAAAAGCAGGGCTATTAAAGAAAATGTAAGCTACATTGAAACCCAATTATCAACAATTCCTTGTGGCATAAAAACGGATGATTTAGCCAAATACAATTCTCATTTAAGAAAAATGGCGGCAACCAAAAATGAAAAAGCCGTTATGCAGTCGTTGGATTCCTTATATGCTATTTTCATCCAAAAAGAGGCCAAAAAATATGCTGCCGATTTTAATGTAAACTTCGTTGCCAAAATGCACAAGGAACTTAAAATAGACGATAATCAATTCACGATGCGCTATCAAAACTTTGTATTGCGCTTCATGGAACCAGTAGATTTATTCAAAAATCTTGTCGTTGCTTTTATTTCGGCCGATAGCAGTCCACTCATGGCTGGAGTGAATATCGTTTCTCCCGAAGATGGCGAAACTTCGATGAAAGATTATTGGTTGCACATGGTGATGTTCAAGTACTGCCACAGCCGTTTCCCAAAGGTAAAATACACTTTGCATGCCGGAGAACTTACCTTAGGTCTTGTACGTCCCGAAGAGTTGACATGGCATATCAATGCGGCTGTTTATACGGCTGGTGCCAATAGAATTGGGCATGGAGTTGATATAGCATACGAGGAAAAAAGCTATGATTTAATGCGTTATATGGCTAAAAATAACATACCGATTGAAATCAATCTTAGCAGTAATGAGTTTATTTTAAAAGTAAAAGAAAACCGCCATCCTATTCTATTGTACAAAGAATTTGGTGTACCCATCGTTATAAGTACTGACGATGCTGGAATATTACGTACGAATATGACCGAACAATATGTCCTATTGGCCAAAAGATACAAAACCATTTCATACCCAGACATTAAACAATTTGTGTACAACAGCATCAACTATAGTTTTATTCAAGATCCTGTGGTGAAAAAACAATTGGTTCAGGATTTGGATAATCGCTTTAAAGCTTTTGAAGCTAATTTTTCAAATTAA
- a CDS encoding MFS transporter, with the protein MNSIPTPLTKNSKSILNAAVIVAALGYFVDIYDLLLFGIVRTDSLKDLGITGDAIRNQGEYLISMQMFGMLFGGILWGVLGDKKGRLSVLFGSILLYSVANIANGMVTTVDGYAFWRLIAGIGLAGELGAGITLVAESLPKDKRGYGTMIVASVGVSGAVAAYLVYQIFQDWRLCYYAGGGLGIMLLFLRISITESGMFTQVQQSDEKKGDFLSLFTNSKRFKKYIQCILIGIPLWFLVGVLITFSPELAKALGVQQAETIAAGKAIAFCYTGLVVGDIASGLLSQWLKSRKKIMRLFLVFNLIMVFVYLNAYGISASTFYFLCFTMGFSVGYWVLFVTIAAEQFGTNIRATVTTTVPNFVRGSLPLIILIYSFFRDRLFEGNILKAGMIVGSLLSIISLLALWKLKETFHVDLDYSESNGETFI; encoded by the coding sequence ATGAATAGCATCCCCACTCCATTAACCAAAAATTCCAAATCTATTCTCAATGCAGCCGTAATTGTTGCTGCCCTAGGCTATTTTGTAGACATTTATGATTTATTACTTTTTGGAATCGTTCGCACAGATAGTCTCAAAGACCTTGGAATCACAGGAGATGCTATTCGAAATCAAGGAGAATATCTCATTAGCATGCAAATGTTCGGTATGCTTTTCGGGGGAATTTTATGGGGCGTTTTGGGAGACAAAAAAGGACGATTATCTGTTTTGTTTGGTTCTATTTTACTGTATTCTGTAGCCAATATTGCCAACGGAATGGTAACTACTGTTGACGGATATGCGTTTTGGCGATTGATCGCAGGAATCGGTCTTGCAGGAGAATTAGGCGCCGGAATTACATTGGTTGCCGAATCCTTACCTAAAGACAAACGCGGCTACGGAACCATGATTGTCGCTTCGGTTGGCGTTTCAGGAGCAGTTGCCGCCTATTTGGTTTATCAAATTTTTCAGGATTGGCGTTTGTGCTATTATGCAGGTGGTGGATTGGGTATAATGTTGTTGTTTTTAAGAATCAGTATCACCGAGTCCGGGATGTTCACGCAAGTACAACAAAGTGATGAAAAGAAAGGAGACTTTTTGTCTTTGTTTACCAACTCAAAAAGATTTAAAAAATACATTCAATGCATACTTATTGGAATTCCGCTTTGGTTTTTGGTAGGCGTTCTAATAACTTTTTCACCCGAATTAGCCAAAGCTCTTGGTGTGCAACAAGCCGAAACCATCGCCGCAGGAAAGGCCATTGCGTTTTGTTATACCGGTTTGGTTGTTGGAGATATTGCCAGCGGATTGTTGAGCCAATGGCTAAAAAGCCGAAAAAAAATCATGCGCCTATTTTTGGTTTTTAATCTAATCATGGTTTTCGTCTATTTGAATGCCTACGGAATATCAGCCTCAACGTTCTATTTTCTGTGTTTTACAATGGGATTCTCCGTTGGGTATTGGGTTTTATTTGTAACTATAGCTGCCGAGCAATTTGGGACAAATATTCGAGCAACTGTAACAACCACAGTTCCCAATTTTGTTAGGGGTTCACTTCCGCTAATTATTTTAATTTACAGTTTTTTTCGAGACCGCCTTTTTGAAGGAAATATTCTAAAAGCAGGAATGATTGTTGGTTCGTTATTATCTATAATTTCGTTGTTGGCGCTTTGGAAATTAAAGGAAACTTTTCATGTAGATTTGGATTATTCTGAAAGTAATGGTGAAACCTTTATTTAA
- a CDS encoding N-acetyltransferase family protein translates to MNAVILFIFDFIKNKTIPMIEIKKADLGDLPTLQNISKQSFTETFSGINTPENMEKYLQENFNTTQLTLEINNPDSPFYIAYLDEEAVGYLKLNLGSAQTEELEDTTLEIQRIYVLQAFHRKKIGQLLFDQALKVAQQIAVDYIWLGVWEENHRALQFYAKNGFVTFDKHIFILGNDQQTDLLMKLAIKPNPNE, encoded by the coding sequence ATGAATGCGGTTATTTTGTTTATTTTTGATTTTATAAAAAACAAAACAATTCCAATGATTGAAATCAAGAAAGCTGATTTAGGAGATTTACCAACTCTACAAAACATCAGTAAACAATCGTTTACCGAAACTTTTTCAGGTATAAATACACCTGAAAACATGGAGAAATACCTGCAGGAAAATTTCAATACAACACAATTAACTTTAGAAATAAACAATCCGGATTCACCTTTTTATATTGCTTATTTAGATGAGGAAGCTGTTGGTTATTTAAAATTAAATTTAGGCAGTGCACAAACGGAAGAACTTGAAGATACCACGCTGGAAATTCAACGCATCTATGTTTTACAAGCCTTTCACAGAAAAAAAATAGGTCAATTATTGTTCGACCAAGCCCTAAAAGTTGCACAACAAATAGCTGTCGATTATATTTGGCTGGGCGTTTGGGAGGAAAACCACAGAGCCTTACAGTTTTACGCCAAAAATGGTTTTGTCACATTCGACAAACATATTTTTATTTTAGGCAATGACCAACAAACCGATTTATTAATGAAACTAGCCATAAAACCAAATCCTAATGAATAG
- the yaaA gene encoding peroxide stress protein YaaA produces the protein MKIVLSPAKSLNFEQELPTTQYTSSSFLKESRQVHKVLKQQSPKNLSELMSISDKLSDLNWRRNQKWKTPFTPENARPAIYAFDGDVYTGLDAYSIPIEKLGQLQDSLRILSGLYGYLKPLDLMQPYRLEMGTKLPIGESKNLYEFWKKTITNSLNKELKKGELFINLASNEYFSAVDVKGLKVPVITPEFKDYKDGNLKIISFFAKKARGLMVRYILDTNAQTIDDLKGFNYEGYQFDANLSKGNSLVFTR, from the coding sequence ATGAAAATTGTACTATCTCCTGCCAAATCGTTAAACTTTGAACAAGAATTACCAACTACACAATATACTTCATCTTCTTTTTTAAAAGAATCGAGACAGGTTCATAAGGTTTTGAAACAGCAATCTCCTAAAAATTTATCGGAGCTGATGTCAATTTCAGATAAACTATCTGATTTAAACTGGCGGCGCAATCAAAAATGGAAAACCCCTTTTACACCCGAAAATGCCCGTCCGGCAATTTATGCTTTTGACGGCGATGTGTACACGGGATTGGACGCTTATTCGATTCCAATCGAAAAATTAGGTCAGCTTCAAGATAGTCTAAGAATATTATCGGGCCTTTACGGTTATTTAAAACCATTGGATTTAATGCAACCGTACCGCCTCGAAATGGGAACCAAATTACCCATTGGCGAAAGTAAAAATTTATATGAGTTTTGGAAAAAGACCATAACCAATTCCTTGAACAAAGAGCTGAAAAAAGGGGAGTTATTCATTAATTTGGCCAGCAACGAATATTTTTCTGCGGTGGATGTCAAAGGGTTGAAAGTTCCTGTCATTACTCCGGAATTTAAAGATTACAAAGATGGTAATTTGAAGATTATTAGTTTTTTTGCTAAGAAGGCCAGGGGATTAATGGTGCGCTATATTTTGGACACCAATGCCCAAACGATTGATGATTTAAAAGGATTCAATTATGAAGGCTATCAATTTGATGCTAATTTATCTAAAGGCAATAGCTTGGTTTTTACCAGATAG
- a CDS encoding NADPH-dependent FMN reductase, with amino-acid sequence MIEKKNILAIIGSASENSANLKLVEQIAVLATNDFNLTIYNDLKLLPHFDPELSADKPPRQIIEFRKNIEQADGIIICTPEYIFSIPSGLKNAIEWCIATTIFSDKPTGLITASASGQKGHEELQLIMKTAMAKFTDETSLLIQGIKGKFNEQGNLIDNKTKRELDQFIDALMKLINDK; translated from the coding sequence ATGATAGAGAAGAAAAATATTTTAGCAATTATCGGAAGTGCCAGCGAAAATTCTGCAAACCTTAAACTTGTTGAACAAATCGCAGTTTTGGCAACAAATGATTTTAACTTGACAATTTACAACGACCTAAAATTACTACCTCATTTTGACCCAGAACTTTCAGCCGACAAACCACCAAGGCAAATAATTGAATTTAGAAAAAATATTGAACAAGCTGACGGAATAATTATTTGTACACCAGAATATATTTTTAGCATTCCAAGTGGACTAAAAAACGCAATCGAATGGTGTATTGCAACAACAATCTTTTCGGACAAACCAACTGGACTGATAACAGCTTCCGCAAGTGGGCAAAAAGGGCACGAAGAATTGCAACTAATAATGAAAACAGCAATGGCAAAATTTACGGACGAAACAAGTTTGCTAATTCAAGGAATAAAAGGAAAATTTAACGAACAAGGAAATTTAATCGACAACAAAACTAAAAGAGAATTAGACCAATTTATTGACGCATTAATGAAATTAATAAACGATAAGTAG
- a CDS encoding MDR family MFS transporter produces MVQNQEDDLVEYGFNRVIITITCIMCALLEIVDTTIVNVALNNMRGSLGATLTDIAWVITAYAIANVIVIPMTSWLSQQFGRRNYFATSIVIFTVASFLCGNATNIWELVAFRFIQGLGGGALLVTAQTIITESYPVAKRGMAQAIYGMGVIVGPTLGPPLGGYIVDHFSWPFIFYINIPIGIIATLLTIGYVKSPKYGDKLKANQVDWWGIGLLATFIGSLQFVLEHGQQDDWFNDSMIVTLSVVSVFGLVLFIWRELTYKHPIVNLKVLKDSNLRIGTIMSFIMGFGLYGSTFIIPVYTQSILGWTATDAGLLLIPSSITTGIMMPFIGKMIQRGVPQAYMVAVGFLVFFLFTFLMRGVMTPDTGVEHMFWPLILRGIGLGLLFVPITTLSLSTLKGKHIGEGAAFTGMMRQLGGSFGIAIITTYLTRLNQEHRVNLISYLDQSSYKVQQTVHQLQMGFMSKGYTANEALSKAYKVLELKVMAQSSVLSFMDIFMYLGILFLLCIPFILLIKKGKNKVNPAEAMH; encoded by the coding sequence ATGGTACAAAACCAAGAAGACGATTTAGTAGAATACGGCTTTAACAGGGTCATCATCACGATAACCTGTATAATGTGTGCTTTGCTCGAAATTGTAGACACTACGATTGTAAACGTAGCTTTAAATAATATGAGAGGTAGTCTTGGTGCTACCCTAACCGATATTGCCTGGGTAATTACCGCGTATGCTATTGCAAACGTAATTGTAATCCCGATGACGAGTTGGTTGTCACAGCAATTTGGGCGCCGTAATTACTTTGCAACTTCCATCGTGATTTTTACAGTGGCTTCTTTTTTGTGCGGAAATGCCACAAATATTTGGGAACTCGTTGCCTTTCGATTCATACAGGGCTTGGGAGGAGGAGCTTTATTGGTAACTGCGCAAACCATCATTACTGAAAGTTATCCTGTCGCCAAAAGAGGAATGGCACAGGCGATATACGGAATGGGAGTTATCGTTGGCCCAACACTGGGACCGCCATTGGGAGGTTATATTGTGGATCATTTTTCATGGCCTTTCATTTTTTACATCAACATTCCAATTGGTATTATTGCCACTTTACTAACTATTGGTTATGTGAAAAGCCCAAAATATGGAGACAAACTAAAAGCCAACCAAGTCGATTGGTGGGGAATTGGACTCTTGGCCACTTTCATTGGTTCTCTGCAATTTGTCTTGGAGCATGGTCAACAAGACGACTGGTTCAATGACAGCATGATTGTAACCTTAAGCGTCGTTTCGGTCTTTGGTTTAGTGCTGTTTATATGGCGCGAACTCACTTATAAGCATCCAATTGTAAATCTGAAAGTATTAAAAGACAGTAACCTTAGAATCGGAACCATTATGTCTTTCATTATGGGATTCGGATTGTATGGATCAACATTTATTATTCCAGTATACACCCAATCAATATTAGGATGGACAGCTACCGATGCAGGTTTATTGTTAATTCCAAGTTCGATAACAACAGGTATTATGATGCCATTTATCGGTAAAATGATTCAGCGTGGTGTACCTCAAGCCTATATGGTTGCAGTAGGATTCCTAGTGTTTTTCCTTTTTACCTTTTTGATGCGTGGAGTAATGACACCAGACACTGGCGTTGAGCACATGTTTTGGCCATTAATTCTCAGAGGTATTGGTTTGGGATTATTGTTTGTGCCTATTACCACTTTATCATTGTCCACCCTCAAAGGGAAACATATTGGCGAAGGTGCGGCCTTTACAGGTATGATGAGACAATTGGGAGGTTCTTTTGGTATTGCGATTATTACCACTTACCTCACCAGGCTCAATCAGGAACATCGCGTAAATTTAATATCCTATCTTGACCAGTCATCTTATAAAGTGCAGCAAACAGTCCATCAGCTGCAAATGGGGTTTATGTCCAAAGGATATACTGCCAATGAAGCGTTATCAAAAGCCTACAAAGTGCTTGAACTAAAAGTAATGGCACAAAGTTCTGTACTGTCATTTATGGATATTTTTATGTATCTCGGGATTTTATTCCTGCTGTGTATTCCTTTTATTCTTTTAATCAAAAAAGGAAAAAACAAAGTAAATCCGGCTGAGGCGATGCATTAA
- a CDS encoding HlyD family secretion protein, with translation MEKKKTNAKFIIILLVLILAGGTYGISKYIHSLGHEETDDAQIEKNMNPIIPRVSGYISKVYVKDNQFVKKGDTLFTIDKGDYQLKIEEANAAYIAAESGFEVAKEDIGSALASIAVSDANVQSAGGNIETAKIRLGRANSDYARYENLYKNHSITKQQYEQALAAKQEAESQVRILQQQEKASAFQKTVIEAKSRVSNKQTEVAAANIKKAKAILDVAKLNLTYTVVTAAIDGQISKIDIQPGQLVQQGQSLFYIINNSEAWVVANFKETQLNKMVIGQKVTVKVDAYPDYDFEGTLTSFSPATGSRFSLLPPDNATGNFVKTIQRLPVKISLNPNNDPKKIELLRPGMNADVDVHLK, from the coding sequence ATGGAAAAGAAAAAAACAAACGCAAAATTCATTATAATCCTATTGGTTTTAATCCTAGCAGGAGGAACTTACGGAATTTCAAAATACATCCATTCACTAGGGCATGAAGAAACGGATGATGCCCAGATAGAAAAAAACATGAACCCAATTATCCCAAGAGTTTCGGGATATATTAGCAAAGTATATGTAAAAGACAATCAATTTGTGAAAAAAGGAGATACTCTATTTACCATTGATAAAGGAGATTATCAATTAAAAATAGAAGAAGCAAATGCTGCTTATATAGCTGCAGAAAGCGGATTTGAAGTAGCCAAAGAAGATATTGGAAGTGCACTGGCAAGCATTGCTGTTTCGGATGCCAATGTACAATCGGCTGGAGGGAATATTGAAACTGCAAAAATTAGATTGGGAAGAGCAAACAGTGATTATGCCCGTTATGAAAATTTATATAAAAATCATTCGATTACCAAACAACAATACGAACAAGCATTAGCAGCCAAACAAGAAGCCGAAAGCCAAGTGCGTATTTTACAACAACAAGAAAAAGCAAGTGCTTTTCAAAAAACAGTGATTGAAGCAAAATCAAGAGTTTCTAATAAACAAACAGAAGTTGCTGCTGCCAATATCAAAAAAGCAAAAGCAATACTTGATGTTGCCAAACTTAATTTGACTTATACTGTTGTAACTGCAGCAATCGACGGACAGATTTCAAAAATAGACATTCAACCTGGACAATTGGTACAACAAGGACAATCTTTGTTTTACATCATCAACAATAGTGAAGCTTGGGTTGTGGCAAATTTTAAAGAAACACAATTAAACAAAATGGTGATTGGCCAAAAAGTAACCGTAAAAGTAGATGCCTATCCTGACTATGATTTTGAAGGAACACTTACTTCATTTTCACCGGCAACAGGTTCTCGTTTTTCATTGCTTCCACCAGATAATGCAACCGGAAATTTTGTAAAAACCATTCAACGATTACCAGTAAAAATTAGTTTGAATCCCAATAATGATCCTAAAAAAATAGAATTGCTTCGTCCTGGTATGAACGCAGATGTAGATGTTCATTTGAAATAA